In one Lolium rigidum isolate FL_2022 chromosome 3, APGP_CSIRO_Lrig_0.1, whole genome shotgun sequence genomic region, the following are encoded:
- the LOC124696287 gene encoding putative receptor protein kinase ZmPK1, with protein sequence MPESSLTVQWIVDEVVSVEHAESEDEQVLLVLAGGSRFFFKKLGEHLLLLLLLVGVHVLPVISTVLSKSPGDATMRSIIILVLVITVSFSLLLPCHLAATAARRSVLPRGASIAVEDHETDFLGSPDGTFRCGFYLVSPTVFTFSVWFAGAKESAVVWTADRLRPVHSKGSRLTLDKHGGALVLTDYDGEPVWNSSSAGAPAASRVRLDNSGNLVVEDAHGNPLWQSFESPTDTLLPRQPLTATTRLVSRADGGSDGRLLSSGYYSLGFSDYAMLSLFYDNGNFSSIYWPNPYNNYIDNKRRIYNFSREAAMDALGQFFSSDNANFQTADLGAAGMRRRLTLDADGNLRAYSLHATKGTWAVSWMAFGNPCIIHGVCGANAVCLYAPAPSCVCAPGHERADRSDWSKGCLPMFRQHDCATPTKLMELPHTDFWGYDLSDGERTTFDDCAKRCRERCSCVGFQHKEHSNMECYLKSVLFNGRTFPGLPGTVYIKVPADFVVPKIHVHQWQEHVQGPLHFLEDNVTGCTSPQGHLLLNVSALSQEHGRDAAAKPVWPYLYGFLSAMFVVEAVVIGLGCCCLFSKKGLFRPSSPVYPMDEGYKLILLTSSFQRYSYAAIKKATANFADVIGRGGSGVVYKGILDDGRVVAVKALTTSISRCHGEEEFEAELSLISRIYHMNLARIVGCCSQGKHRILVSEFIENGSLATMLFPDDNDDHDVLGWSQRFRIAVGVARGLAYLHSECLQWIIHCDMKPENILLDRDLEPKITDFGLAKLLDRRRDGSGSGARTAGLNNSNPSRRIRGTRGYMAPEWVSNLDVSDKVDVYSFGVVLLELVRGVRVADGGENTDVRAVTKAAREKMRSGCVEDLVDERLAGEFSRSQVEVLLGTALSCLEEERSRRPSMSAVVQALISVEDA encoded by the exons ATGCCTGAAagcagcctcaccgtgcaatggatcgtcgACGAAGTAGTcagcgtagagcatgca GAAAGCGAGGATGAGCAGGTGCTCCTCGTCTTAGCCGGCGGCAGCCGTTTCTTCTTCAAGAAGCTCggtgaacatctgctcctcctcctcctcctcgtcggagtccatgtcctGCCAG TAATCTCCACCGTCCTGTCCAAATCACCAGGTGATGCCACGATGAGATCCATCATCATCCTAGTGCTCGTGATCACTGTCAGTTTCAGCTTGCTGCTTCCATGTCATCTCGCTGCCACAGCAGCGCGCCGTAGTGTGCTCCCCCGCGGTGCGTCGATCGCTGTCGAGGACCATGAGACCGACTTCCTAGGCTCGCCGGACGGCACGTTTAGATGTGGCTTCTACCTCGTGTCCCCGACGGTCTTCACCTTCTCCGTCTGGTTCGCGGGCGCCAAGGAAAGCGCCGTCGTTTGGACCGCCGACCGCTTGCGCCCCGTCCACAGCAAGGGCTCCCGCCTCACGCTCGACAAACACGGGGGCGCGCTCGTCCTCACCGACTACGACGGCGAGCCGGTCTGGAACTCCAGTTCggccggcgcaccggcggcctcgCGCGTCCGGCTCGACAACAGCGGTAACCTCGTCGTGGAGGATGCACACGGGAATCCGCTGTGGCAGAGCTTCGAATCCCCGACGGACACACTGCTCCCGAGGCAGCCGCTCACTGCCACGACACGCCTGGTGTCGCGCGCCGATGGCGGCAGCGACGGGCGGCTTCTTTCCTCCGGCTACTACAGCctcgggttcagcgactacgccaTGCTCTCCCTCTTCTACGACAATGGCAACTTCTCCAGCATCTACTGGCCCAACCCCTACAACAACTACATCGACAACAAACGCAGGATCTACAACTTCTCCCGCGAGGCCGCCATGGACGCGCTGGGCCAGTTCTTCTCCAGCGACAACGCCAACTTCCAGACGGCGGACTTGGGCGCCGCCGGCATGAGGAGGAGGCTGACGCTGGACGCCGACGGCAACCTCAGGGCTTACAGCCTGCACGCGACCAAAGGGACGTGGGCCGTGTCGTGGATGGCGTTCGGTAACCCCTGCATCATCCACGGTGTGTGCGGTGCCAACGCGGTGTGCCTCTACGCGCCGGCGCCGTCCTGCGTCTGCGCCCCAGGCCACGAGCGCGCCGACCGGAGCGACTGGAGTAAAGGGTGCCTGCCGATGTTCCGGCAGCACGACTGCGCGACACCGACGAAGCTGATGGAGCTTCCGCATACCGACTTTTGGGGCTACGACCTCAGCGACGGCGAGAGAACGACGTTCGACGATTGCGCCAAGAGGTGCCGGGAGCGCTGCTCGTGCGTGGGGTTCCAGCACAAGGAGCACAGCAACATGGAGTGCTACCTCAAGAGCGTCCTCTTCAACGGCAGGACGTTCCCAGGCTTGCCGGGGACGGTGTACATCAAGGTCCCGGCCGACTTTGTCGTGCCGAAGATCCACGTCCACCAATGGCAAGAGCATGTACAGGGTCCGCTTCACTTCTTGGAGGATAACGTCACCGGCTGCACCAGCCCCCAAGGGCACCTCCTCCTCAACGTCTCTGCCTTGTCACAGGAGCACGGCCGCGATGCGGCGGCGAAGCCGGTGTGGCCATACCTGTACGGTTTCCTGTCTGCTATGTTCGTGGTCGAGGCCGTCGTGATAGGGCTCGGCTGCTGCTGCCTCTTCTCCAAGAAGGGGCTGTTCAGGCCGTCCTCTCCGGTGTACCCCATGGACGAAGGCTACAAGCTCATCCTCCTCACGAGCAGCTTCCAGCGGTACAGCTACGCGGCGATCAAGAAGGCCACGGCGAACTTCGCCGACGTGATCGGCCGCGGCGGTTCCGGCGTGGTGTACAAGGGCATCCTTGACGACGGCCGTGTCGTGGCCGTCAAGGCACTGACGACGAGCATCAGTCGCTGCCATGGCGAGGAGGAGTTCGAGGCGGAGCTGAGCCTGATCAGCCGGATCTACCACATGAACCTGGCGAGGATAGTCGGCTGCTGTTCCCAAGGCAAGCACCGCATCCTAGTCTCCGAGTTCATCGAGAACGGCTCGCTCGCCACCATGCTGTTCCCCGACGACAACGACGATCACGACGTCCTCGGGTGGAGCCAGCGGTTCCGGATCGCCGTCGGCGTGGCCAGGGGCCTGGCCTACCTGCACAGCGAGTGCCTCCAGTGGATCATCCACTGCGACATGAAGCCAGAGAACATCTTGCTGGACCGAGATCTGGAGCCTAAGATCACCGACTTTGGGCTCGCCAAACTTCTTGACCGCCGGCGCGACGGTTCTGGTTCTGGTGCTCGCACGGCCGGGCTGAACAACTCGAACCCGTCGCGTCGGATCAGGGGAACGAGGGGGTACATGGCGCCGGAGTGGGTGTCGAACCTCGACGTCAGCGACAAGGTGGACGTGTACAGTTTCGGCGTCGTGCTGCTGGAGCTAGTGAGAGGGGTCAGGGTGGCGGACGGCGGCGAAAATACGGATGTCAGGGCCGTCACGAAGGCTGCGCGCGAGAAGATGCGATCCGGCTGCGTGGAGGATCTCGTGGACGAACGGCTCGCCGGCGAGTTTAGCCGTTCGCAGGTGGAGGTGCTGCTTGGGACTGCCTTGTCGTgcttggaggaggagaggagccggCGGCCGAGCATGAGCGCTGTGGTGCAGGCGCTCATCTCTGTTGAAGATGCGTGA
- the LOC124699228 gene encoding glutamine--fructose-6-phosphate aminotransferase [isomerizing] 1-like isoform X1 gives MCGIFAYLNYCVPRERRYVLEVLLNGLRRLEYRGYDSSGIAVDADLQPQPPGSAAVYAGASPIVFRQEGKIENLVRSVYSEVDEKGVNLDAAFAVHAGIAHTRWATHGVPAPKNSHPQSSGAGDEFLVVHNGIITNYEVLKETLIRHGFIFESDTDTEVIPKLAKFVFDKARDGEGDMTFSQVVMEVMRQLEGAYALIFKSPHYPNELVACKRGSTLILGVNEVSGQNCGKSFNNVKSLAANGNPREFFFSSDLCAIVEHTKNYLAIEDNEIFHIQDGSVSILKFDREKEKPASVQRALSVLEMEVEQIKKGSYDHFMQKEIHEQPHSLTTTMRGRLKNSGVILGGLKEHLKTIRRSRRVIFIGCGTSYNAALAARPLVEELTGIPVTMEVASDLLDRQGPIYREDTAVFVSQSGETADTLLALEYALENGALCVGITNTVGSTLSRRTHCGIHINAGCEIGVASTKAYTSQIVVMVMMAMAIGSNQLSTQTRRESIITGLSSLPSNASEVLKLDSDMKELASSLIDSESLLVFGRGYFSRKPLEGALKVKEVALMHSEGMLAGEMKHGPLALVDENLPIVVIATRDACFSKQKSVIQQLLSRKGRLIVMCSTGDISAVVPSGSCRTIQVPEVPDCLQPVINIIPLQLLAYHLTVLRGFDVDQPRNLAKSVTTQ, from the exons ATGTGCGGGATCTTCGCCTACCTCAACTACTGCGTGCCGCGGGAGCGGCGGTACGTCCTCGAGGTCCTCCTCAACGGCCTCCGCCGCCTCGAGTACCGCGGCTACGACTCCTCCGGCATAGCCGTCGACGCGGACCTCCAGCCGCAACCGCCTGGTTCCGCGGCGGTGTACGCGGGGGCGTCTCCGATCGTGTTCCGCCAGGAGGGAAAGATCGAGAACCTCGTGCGATCCGTCTACTCTG AGGTTGATGAGAAGGGTGTGAACCTGGATGCCGCATTTGCGGTTCACGCTGGAATCGCTCACACCAGGTGGGCCACTCACGGCGTGCCTGCCCCAAAGAACAGCCATCCCCAATCCTCTGGTGCTGGCGATGAGTTCTTGGTCGTCCACAAtggcattatcacaaactatgag GTTCTGAAAGAGACGCTAATTCGGCATGGGTTCATCTTTGAGTCTGATACCGACACTGAAGTCATTCCTAAGCTGGCAAAGTTTGTTTTTGACAAGGCTCGTGATGGAGAAG GAGATATGACATTTAGCCAAGTTGTTATGGAGGTCATGAGGCAGCTTGAAGGAGCCTATGCACTTATCTTTAAGAGTCCACACTATCCCAATGAGCTGGTCGCATGCAAACGAGGCAGCACACTGATTCTTGGTGTTAAT GAAGTAAGTGGTCAAAACTGTGGGAAGTCATTCAACAATGTCAAATCCCTGGCAGCAAATGGAAACCCCAGAGAATTCTTCTTCTCCAGTGATTTATGTGCTATTGTAGAGCATACCAAAAACTATTTAGCTATTGAAGACAATGAAATTTTTCATATTCAG GATGGTAGTGTGTCTATCCTTAAGTTTGACCGGGAAAAAGAGAAGCCAGCATCTGTGCAACGAGCATTGTCTGTTCTTGAAATGGAAGTTGAGCAAATAAAGAAAGGAAGCTATGACCACTTCATGCAAAAAGAAATCCATGAACAGCCGCATTCACTCACAACAACGATGAGGGGTAGACTGAAGAATAGTGGGGTTATTTTAGGTGGGCTGAAAGAACATCTCAAAACAATTAGGCGGAGTAGAAGAGTAATCTTTATTGGGTGTGGTACTAGTTATAATGCCGCCTTAGCTGCACGACCTTTGGTGGAAGAACTTACTG GTATTCCTGTTACTATGGAGGTTGCAAGTGACTTGCTTGACAGACAAGGCCCCATCTACAGAGAGGACACTGCAGTTTTTGTGAGCCAGTCAGGGGAGACAGCAGACACCCTCCTAGCTCTTGAATACGCACTAGAAAATGGGGCACTTTGTGTCGGCATAACAAATACCGTCGGAAGCACGCTATCAAGAAGAACACATTGTGGAATTCATATCAATGCTGGTTGTGAGATTGGTGTTGCCAGCACGAAG GCTTATACAAGTCAAATAGTAGTTATGGTGATGATGGCAATGGCTATTGGGTCCAACCAGTTATCAACTCAAACTAGAAGGGAATCTATCATCACTGGTCTTTCAAGTCTTCCAAGTA ATGCCAGTGAAGTTCTCAAACTTGATTCTGATATGAAGGAACTTGCATCTTCGCTGATTGACTCCGAATCACTCCTTGTTTTTGGAAGAGgatatttttcgagaaaac CCTTAGAGGGTGCTCTCAAAGTTAAGGAGGTCGCATTGATGCACAGCGAAGGCATGCTTGCTGGTGAGATGAAACACGGGCCACTAGCACTGGTGGATGAAAACCTTCCCATCGTTGTGATCGCAACACGCGACGCGTGCTTCAG CAAGCAAAAGTCAGTGATTCAGCAGCTCCTTTCTCGCAAGGGGCGACTGATCGTAATGTGCTCGACGGGGGACATATCCGCTGTCGTTCCTAGTGGATCCTGCAGAACGATTCAAGTTCCAGAGGTCCCCGACTGTCTCCAGCCAGTGATCAACATAATTCCATTGCAG TTGCTGGCATACCATCTTACTGTTCTTCGCGGATTCGATGTTGACCAACCAAGGAATCTGGCCAAGAGCGTGACTACACAGTAA
- the LOC124699228 gene encoding glutamine--fructose-6-phosphate aminotransferase [isomerizing] 1-like isoform X2, with protein sequence MCGIFAYLNYCVPRERRYVLEVLLNGLRRLEYRGYDSSGIAVDADLQPQPPGSAAVYAGASPIVFRQEGKIENLVRSVYSEVDEKGVNLDAAFAVHAGIAHTRWATHGVPAPKNSHPQSSGAGDEFLVVHNGIITNYEVLKETLIRHGFIFESDTDTEVIPKLAKFVFDKARDGEDMTFSQVVMEVMRQLEGAYALIFKSPHYPNELVACKRGSTLILGVNEVSGQNCGKSFNNVKSLAANGNPREFFFSSDLCAIVEHTKNYLAIEDNEIFHIQDGSVSILKFDREKEKPASVQRALSVLEMEVEQIKKGSYDHFMQKEIHEQPHSLTTTMRGRLKNSGVILGGLKEHLKTIRRSRRVIFIGCGTSYNAALAARPLVEELTGIPVTMEVASDLLDRQGPIYREDTAVFVSQSGETADTLLALEYALENGALCVGITNTVGSTLSRRTHCGIHINAGCEIGVASTKAYTSQIVVMVMMAMAIGSNQLSTQTRRESIITGLSSLPSIEVLKLDSDMKELASSLIDSESLLVFGRGYFSRKPLEGALKVKEVALMHSEGMLAGEMKHGPLALVDENLPIVVIATRDACFSKQKSVIQQLLSRKGRLIVMCSTGDISAVVPSGSCRTIQVPEVPDCLQPVINIIPLQLLAYHLTVLRGFDVDQPRNLAKSVTTQ encoded by the exons ATGTGCGGGATCTTCGCCTACCTCAACTACTGCGTGCCGCGGGAGCGGCGGTACGTCCTCGAGGTCCTCCTCAACGGCCTCCGCCGCCTCGAGTACCGCGGCTACGACTCCTCCGGCATAGCCGTCGACGCGGACCTCCAGCCGCAACCGCCTGGTTCCGCGGCGGTGTACGCGGGGGCGTCTCCGATCGTGTTCCGCCAGGAGGGAAAGATCGAGAACCTCGTGCGATCCGTCTACTCTG AGGTTGATGAGAAGGGTGTGAACCTGGATGCCGCATTTGCGGTTCACGCTGGAATCGCTCACACCAGGTGGGCCACTCACGGCGTGCCTGCCCCAAAGAACAGCCATCCCCAATCCTCTGGTGCTGGCGATGAGTTCTTGGTCGTCCACAAtggcattatcacaaactatgag GTTCTGAAAGAGACGCTAATTCGGCATGGGTTCATCTTTGAGTCTGATACCGACACTGAAGTCATTCCTAAGCTGGCAAAGTTTGTTTTTGACAAGGCTCGTGATGGAGAAG ATATGACATTTAGCCAAGTTGTTATGGAGGTCATGAGGCAGCTTGAAGGAGCCTATGCACTTATCTTTAAGAGTCCACACTATCCCAATGAGCTGGTCGCATGCAAACGAGGCAGCACACTGATTCTTGGTGTTAAT GAAGTAAGTGGTCAAAACTGTGGGAAGTCATTCAACAATGTCAAATCCCTGGCAGCAAATGGAAACCCCAGAGAATTCTTCTTCTCCAGTGATTTATGTGCTATTGTAGAGCATACCAAAAACTATTTAGCTATTGAAGACAATGAAATTTTTCATATTCAG GATGGTAGTGTGTCTATCCTTAAGTTTGACCGGGAAAAAGAGAAGCCAGCATCTGTGCAACGAGCATTGTCTGTTCTTGAAATGGAAGTTGAGCAAATAAAGAAAGGAAGCTATGACCACTTCATGCAAAAAGAAATCCATGAACAGCCGCATTCACTCACAACAACGATGAGGGGTAGACTGAAGAATAGTGGGGTTATTTTAGGTGGGCTGAAAGAACATCTCAAAACAATTAGGCGGAGTAGAAGAGTAATCTTTATTGGGTGTGGTACTAGTTATAATGCCGCCTTAGCTGCACGACCTTTGGTGGAAGAACTTACTG GTATTCCTGTTACTATGGAGGTTGCAAGTGACTTGCTTGACAGACAAGGCCCCATCTACAGAGAGGACACTGCAGTTTTTGTGAGCCAGTCAGGGGAGACAGCAGACACCCTCCTAGCTCTTGAATACGCACTAGAAAATGGGGCACTTTGTGTCGGCATAACAAATACCGTCGGAAGCACGCTATCAAGAAGAACACATTGTGGAATTCATATCAATGCTGGTTGTGAGATTGGTGTTGCCAGCACGAAG GCTTATACAAGTCAAATAGTAGTTATGGTGATGATGGCAATGGCTATTGGGTCCAACCAGTTATCAACTCAAACTAGAAGGGAATCTATCATCACTGGTCTTTCAAGTCTTCCAAGTAT TGAAGTTCTCAAACTTGATTCTGATATGAAGGAACTTGCATCTTCGCTGATTGACTCCGAATCACTCCTTGTTTTTGGAAGAGgatatttttcgagaaaac CCTTAGAGGGTGCTCTCAAAGTTAAGGAGGTCGCATTGATGCACAGCGAAGGCATGCTTGCTGGTGAGATGAAACACGGGCCACTAGCACTGGTGGATGAAAACCTTCCCATCGTTGTGATCGCAACACGCGACGCGTGCTTCAG CAAGCAAAAGTCAGTGATTCAGCAGCTCCTTTCTCGCAAGGGGCGACTGATCGTAATGTGCTCGACGGGGGACATATCCGCTGTCGTTCCTAGTGGATCCTGCAGAACGATTCAAGTTCCAGAGGTCCCCGACTGTCTCCAGCCAGTGATCAACATAATTCCATTGCAG TTGCTGGCATACCATCTTACTGTTCTTCGCGGATTCGATGTTGACCAACCAAGGAATCTGGCCAAGAGCGTGACTACACAGTAA